A section of the Mycolicibacterium anyangense genome encodes:
- the acpS gene encoding holo-ACP synthase AcpS: protein MAIVGVGIDVVSIPDFAEQVDQPGTVFAETFTPGERRDAADKSSVAARHLAARWAAKEAVIKAWSGSRFAQRPVLPEGIHRDIEVITDMWGRPKVRLTGAIAEHLAEVTIHVSLTHEGDTAAAVAILETL from the coding sequence GTGGCGATCGTGGGTGTGGGTATCGATGTGGTGTCCATCCCGGATTTCGCCGAGCAGGTCGACCAACCGGGAACGGTGTTCGCCGAGACGTTCACCCCTGGTGAGCGCCGCGACGCGGCCGACAAGAGTTCGGTCGCGGCGCGGCACCTCGCCGCCCGGTGGGCCGCCAAGGAAGCGGTGATCAAGGCCTGGTCGGGGTCCCGGTTCGCGCAGCGGCCGGTGCTCCCGGAGGGCATCCACCGCGATATCGAGGTCATCACCGACATGTGGGGCCGGCCCAAGGTCCGGCTCACCGGGGCGATCGCCGAGCACCTGGCCGAGGTCACCATTCACGTGTCGCTGACGCATGAGGGGGACACCGCCGCCGCGGTGGCCATTCTGGAGACGCTCTAA
- a CDS encoding dipeptidase, translating to MSDLVERVQAVLPSVRADLEDLVRIQSVWADPDRRDEVHRSAQAVADLLTEAGFATVEIVSEGGAPAVIARHPAPPGAATVLLYAHHDVQPEGEAAQWHSPPFEPTERDGRLYGRGSADDKAGIATHLAAFRAHGGTPPVGVTVFVEGEEESGSPSLGRLLAAHKDKLAADVIVIADSDNWTTEIPALTVSLRGLADCVVEVATLDHGLHSGLWGGVVPDALTVLVRLLASLHDDDGNVAVAGLYEGAAADVDRGAQWVREESGLLDGVSEIGSGPVAQRMWAKPAITVIGIDTTPIAKASNTLIPRASAKVSLRVAPGGDAVAHLDALRRHLEDHAPWGAHVTVTPGDVGQPYAIDASGPVYDAARAAFRQAWGTDVIDMGMGGSIPFIAEFAAAFPDATILVTGVEDPGTQAHSINESLHLGVLERAATTEALLLEKLGELPA from the coding sequence ATGAGCGATCTCGTCGAACGTGTGCAGGCCGTATTGCCCTCGGTCCGGGCCGATCTCGAGGACCTGGTGCGCATCCAGTCGGTGTGGGCCGACCCGGACCGCCGCGACGAGGTGCACCGCAGCGCCCAGGCGGTGGCCGACCTGCTGACCGAGGCCGGGTTCGCCACCGTCGAGATCGTCAGCGAGGGTGGGGCACCCGCGGTGATCGCCCGCCACCCGGCGCCGCCCGGCGCCGCCACCGTTCTGCTCTACGCCCACCACGATGTGCAGCCCGAAGGCGAAGCAGCCCAATGGCATTCGCCACCGTTCGAGCCGACGGAGCGCGACGGCCGACTTTACGGCCGCGGTAGCGCCGACGACAAGGCCGGGATCGCCACGCATCTGGCGGCGTTCCGCGCTCACGGCGGTACCCCGCCGGTCGGTGTCACGGTGTTCGTCGAGGGTGAGGAGGAGTCCGGCTCGCCGTCGCTGGGCCGGCTGCTGGCTGCGCACAAGGACAAGCTGGCCGCCGACGTCATCGTGATCGCCGACTCGGACAACTGGACCACCGAGATCCCGGCGTTGACCGTGTCGTTGCGCGGCCTGGCCGACTGTGTGGTGGAGGTGGCCACCCTGGATCATGGCCTGCACTCCGGACTATGGGGCGGGGTGGTGCCCGACGCGCTCACGGTCCTGGTCCGGCTGCTGGCCAGCCTGCACGACGACGACGGCAACGTCGCGGTGGCCGGCCTGTACGAGGGTGCCGCCGCCGACGTCGACCGCGGTGCGCAGTGGGTGCGTGAGGAATCCGGGTTGCTCGACGGTGTCAGTGAAATCGGTTCGGGTCCGGTGGCGCAACGGATGTGGGCCAAGCCCGCGATCACGGTCATCGGTATCGACACCACGCCGATCGCCAAGGCGTCCAACACGCTGATCCCGCGGGCCAGTGCGAAGGTCAGCCTGCGGGTGGCCCCCGGTGGGGACGCCGTCGCCCACCTGGACGCGCTGCGCCGTCATCTCGAGGATCATGCGCCGTGGGGTGCGCACGTCACCGTGACTCCCGGCGACGTCGGACAGCCGTACGCCATCGACGCCAGCGGCCCGGTCTACGACGCCGCGCGGGCCGCCTTCCGTCAAGCCTGGGGCACCGACGTCATCGACATGGGGATGGGCGGGTCGATCCCGTTCATCGCCGAGTTCGCCGCGGCGTTTCCCGACGCCACCATCCTGGTGACCGGCGTCGAAGATCCGGGCACGCAGGCCCACAGCATCAACGAGAGCCTGCATCTGGGCGTTCTGGAGCGTGCCGCCACCACGGAGGCCCTGCTTCTGGAGAAGCTCGGCGAACTGCCCGCCTAG
- the bcp gene encoding thioredoxin-dependent thiol peroxidase, with protein MTDTARLEVGDTAPAFSLLDADGKTVKLSDFKGRKVIVYFYPAAMTPGCTKQACDFRDSLAELNGAGIDVVGISPDKPEKLAKFRDRDELTFPLLSDPDKTVLTAWGAYGEKKMYGKTVQGVIRSTFVVDEKGKIEVAQYNVKATGHVAKLRRDIAV; from the coding sequence GTGACCGACACAGCACGCCTCGAGGTTGGCGACACAGCGCCGGCGTTCAGCTTGCTCGACGCCGACGGCAAGACCGTGAAGCTCTCCGACTTCAAAGGCCGCAAGGTGATCGTGTACTTCTACCCCGCCGCGATGACGCCGGGCTGCACCAAACAGGCCTGCGACTTCCGCGACAGCCTCGCCGAGCTCAACGGCGCCGGCATCGACGTCGTGGGCATCTCCCCCGACAAGCCCGAGAAGCTCGCCAAGTTCCGCGACCGCGACGAGCTGACCTTCCCGCTGCTGAGCGACCCCGACAAGACGGTGCTCACCGCGTGGGGCGCCTACGGCGAGAAGAAGATGTACGGCAAGACCGTGCAGGGCGTGATCCGCTCGACGTTTGTGGTCGACGAGAAGGGCAAGATCGAGGTGGCCCAGTACAACGTCAAGGCCACCGGTCACGTCGCCAAGCTGCGCCGCGATATCGCGGTCTAG
- a CDS encoding DUF3618 domain-containing protein, giving the protein MADRDPEAIKADIDAARDRLALTVDSLAERANPQRLADDVKAALLRFVKKPAVTATLAGVGIVTVVLVVRRVRNG; this is encoded by the coding sequence GTGGCGGATCGGGATCCCGAGGCCATCAAGGCCGATATCGACGCGGCGCGTGACCGGCTGGCGTTGACAGTCGACTCGCTGGCTGAACGCGCCAATCCGCAGCGCCTGGCCGACGACGTCAAGGCTGCGCTGCTGCGCTTCGTCAAGAAGCCCGCAGTCACCGCCACCCTGGCGGGGGTCGGCATCGTCACCGTCGTCCTGGTGGTTCGCCGGGTCCGCAACGGCTAG